DNA from Diabrotica virgifera virgifera chromosome 10, PGI_DIABVI_V3a:
ctatcaccaCTGTTGTTTAACATATGCTCTGagcaaatctttcaagaagcagtggatgatgttgaaggcggaattagaattaacggagaatgtatcaataacataagatacgcagacgacacggtgctattcgctgacagttctgaagccctccaGGAGTTAATGAACAAAATCACAGAAGTCAgccagagatacggactttcactaaacactaagaaaacaaaatgtatgattatctctaagaaggaacagcaatttggacgaatcaatgtgaacggtcaacaaatagaaagagttaaaatatacacctaccttggtacgaacgtcaatgaaaattgggaccattccatagaaattaaatgtaggatagaaaaagcaagatctgcatttcaaaaaatggcaagcTATTCAAATGGcatgatttatcaatacccataaaagtcaggttactacgatgttatatctttcctatactgttgtacggagttgagtcgtggactctcacagacgccacctgcaagaaaattgaggcttttgaaatgtggctttatcgtcgtaTCCTGAAGGTATCTTCaccacgttactaatcagggtATCTTGCTGAGAatgtaaaaagaaaaagagctgttaataaccacaataaaagtagccaaaatcgaataccttggtcacatcatgaggaacatcgaaagatatggactgctgcaactggtcttacaaggaaaagtggaaggaaaacgagcaccaggaaggcgaaggatttcctggctaaagaatctacgtacgtggttcaaccaacaaccacaaatctttttagagcagcagtgtgcaaagtacagattgccatgatggtcgctaatatccggaacggataggcactacaagaagaagaagaagaagatgtttttTCAAGGAACTGATCTCGACTCGGTCGAATATGGAGAATATGGCGTCGGGACAaggtaataaataaaattaccatGGCCTTTTACCAGCTGTCTTTGCTAATAGCAAAAAATAGCGCTCCGTACACAGCAGGCGAGAACCTTATTTTTCTCGGGGCAGAAATAATTTCGTCACTTCTGTTTGACGAAAAAGCAGATCAACAGATATGTAAAATACCCCTATCCAACACTACAGTGAAACGTCGAATCAAGGAAATGTCTGTTAACGTAAAGGACAAAGGAGAGTTTAATATCTGCTATGAAAGAAAATTACTTTTATTCTTTACAATTAGACGAAAGTACAGATATTGCTGACAAAGTTAATTTGTTATGCTTAGTAAGGTTTAGTTTCAATGGTCAAGATATTTTCGATTCCTTGGATAGTTTTATTCGTGAAAATGGAACTAATTGGTCCAAATGTATCGGGCTTACAACCGATGgaggtgagggatgggtcgcaaatatgaaaaaacatcagatgGTGGGTCGCCAGAcgtaaaaggttgggaaccactggtatATGGTATGGATTATTAGTATCTCAGTTGAAAATTTTCAACGATATACATTAGGTATAACAAGGTAGCGATAACATTATTATGGCCATCTCAAAATACCTACCTTAAATGAGAAAGTtgcatacaatatttttaaactaattagATGTAAAGAGACGTGATGGCGTgggtatataataatataatatatggttACCTCTAAGGTAAGATAGATAGATATGATATAGGTAACCATATATACCCCTCCGATGATCCCTAATGAGGGTGAAACGTATGTAAGGGTGTCTAAAGTCCTCTCTGAACGAATTGAAGTGTAAGATGTCTCTCATTTTCGTTTTACAGCGGATTCTTTTACATCAGTTTTACTCCTATTTGAGTATACCAAGATTTCGTTGGAATTTTGGCTTGAAGAATAGACAGGTAGTGAAATGCAATTTGTAGACTTCCCCGTGTCTTCTTTCATTCAACTATCACTTGGTTCGCGAGTAATAAAAACCACGAATACAGACGTAACCAGAAACGTGTTTATTTCTCTggaaataaaacttcgaattgtTAATATGAAGAGTTACTAAGTTCATAGAAAGATGGGAAGAGGAAGACTCAGATAGAAGTAAGGAAGAAGATGGATACAATGGTAAACGAGATTAAGAAAGTAGACTATTCTAGAACCGAGGCAAAAAGATTAATTATTGATTTAACAAAGTCGCGCCGTATTGTCCTGCagttaaaaataatgtaaaaaatacgCTGTTCCTCTTCATCATTACAAGTGTGAATAAGACAAAGGATAAAATATATAAGTGATAAAAAGGAGTAATTCTCAAGCTATTTcgtgtatttttattattatacctcgttttttaaaggtaattcaaatttaccgagCTGTAATgctgtttgtaattggtccaacaacaggcaagtttactcaactaaattataaaaatttgtcaatattgacattatgaaattttgacactaatgacatttaaaattcataggttaattaagttatatcggagatttctttgttttttctgtcatattttttcaaaaacagttgtttttagaactttttagcgACGTACGTCTTACGTATTAGTATAATACAATATTTGTGGATTACCATCGAAgaccgacatgatcaaccaaaaaagaagatggatCTGGATATTTTTTAGTGATATTATTGGGTGTGAATTTGTCTTTTAAGTTTACTCCTCgtatttaaaaaatgaaccatagtagataatattattataataattttaaaatttgtgtcCTCTATTTTTTTTCGTTGATACGGCTATGACTTGAATCACCCGAAGATTACCGACAAGTACCGACGGTGTCGATCGAAAGAAAGCGTCGCGAGCGCCCCCTCCGGAGTTCTGTTGTGTCCCCTACTACACACAAGTTGACAATTGTGGCTGGAATATGGCTTTAAAGTAACCAATGACCCTTTGTTTGAATCCTAATGTTTTCGTTTCCAAATGAAAAGTATAATAAAGATAAATGAGAAAAAGTAGCAAAGATTTAGAATAGAAGAACGTCTGGGCCACCAGAATTTTGAGTGTTAGTTTTAAAAGTGTGGGGTGAGCCAACTAGTGATTCCTAAGTAAAGGCAACAAGGGGGTGAAGATCGTAACTCGGACAGTAGTGTGAATTAGACCAAGCGGTGTGTAGTTAAGACGAAGAAACCCTGAGATTAGCTGGTGAATGATTTTACGGGTACAGGTGCTCGGGCTCGCTCTAATGGTTGGCCATCAACCTCTTCGAGAGTCAGCATTGCCCTAGAGATGTCTAGTGCTGTTGTGGTAAACACTGTCAAAATGCCTATGTCCAGAACACAGTTGTTTCCAGTATCTTCTCACTCGTATATCCAAGAAGGTGGAGGCGGCAGTTTACCACCGCTAAACAAGGGCTCACTCAAAGAACAGAGTCCCCCTGCTGCATCCACAGCTTCCTCTGCGAATTCCGCCGGCCTTCCAGAGCTCTCCGTCGGTGGTTCCTGTGTTCTTCAGTGCATGCAATCTCATATGCCCAGAGGGTCAGCTTTAGCTCAAGTTAAAACATCAACTGTTCCAGTCACAACAGAATGTAAACCTAAGACAATGGTAGCCACTCCTGAGCAggttatgaaattatatatgaaTAAGTTAACACCATACGAACATCATGAAATATTTAACTATCCACAAATTTATTTCATTGGTGCCAATGCCAAGAAAAGGCCTGGTATTATCAGCAATCCAAATAACTGTGATTACGACAATGATCAGGGCTCCTATATACACATTCCACACGACCATGTAGCCTATAGATACGAAGTTCTCAAAGTGATAGGAAAAGGCTCTTTTGGACAGGTGGTTAAGGCCTATGATCACAAAAACCATATGCACGTAGCTCTTAAAATGGTAAGAAACGAAAAGAGATTTCATAGACAAGCACAAGAAGAGGTGCGTATTTTAGAACATTTAAGAAAACAAGATAAAGACAACACCATGAACATCATCCACATGCTTGATTCCTTTACGTTTAGGAACCACATGTGCATTACTTTCGAACTGCTTTCTATAAATCTTTACGAACTTATTAAAAAGAACAAATTCCAAGGCTTCAGTTTGCAACTTGTTCGAAAATTTAGCCACTCTTTACTTCAATGCTTGGATGCTTTAAATCGAAATAAAATTATCCATTGTGATATGAAACCTGAGAATGTGTTGCTGAAACAGCAAGGAAGAAGTGGTCTTAAGGTAAGTTATTTTCAATTTATACAGTgaaacctcgattatccgtcagggctcCGGCTACGGACAAAGGGtttgacggataatcgaaaagatggttaacagaacattaaaaaaagattaaaagTTCATGGTacaattttcaaattttatttacatgcTTTGTtcgacaatataagagggatttgtgttcgtacaatagaatcaatttggtttaaaatattctgtaatctttttttgttttacttttgtTTGCCAAAAACTGTGAAAGAAATACCACTTTccactaaatttaaaaaaaaatgttaaagattTACTCTTAAGAAAAGCATATTATTCTATAAATGAATATCTGGAGGACAAACTGCAGTAGCTTCATATTTTACttgtaaaaatgttat
Protein-coding regions in this window:
- the LOC126893445 gene encoding dual specificity tyrosine-phosphorylation-regulated kinase 2 is translated as MSSAVVVNTVKMPMSRTQLFPVSSHSYIQEGGGGSLPPLNKGSLKEQSPPAASTASSANSAGLPELSVGGSCVLQCMQSHMPRGSALAQVKTSTVPVTTECKPKTMVATPEQVMKLYMNKLTPYEHHEIFNYPQIYFIGANAKKRPGIISNPNNCDYDNDQGSYIHIPHDHVAYRYEVLKVIGKGSFGQVVKAYDHKNHMHVALKMVRNEKRFHRQAQEEVRILEHLRKQDKDNTMNIIHMLDSFTFRNHMCITFELLSINLYELIKKNKFQGFSLQLVRKFSHSLLQCLDALNRNKIIHCDMKPENVLLKQQGRSGLKVIDFGSSCYEQNRVYTYIQSRFYRAPEVILGARYGMPIDMWSLGCILAELLTGFPLLPGEDEADQLACIMELLGLPPQRLLDQSKRAKNFISSKGIPRYCTCSTLTDGTVVMNGGLSRRGKPRGPPGSKDLKRALKGCDDPLFLDFIQRCLEWDPDARMTPSAALRHGWLRRRLPRPPNEKEQSSAGVARSTPTGPRTPKSSGIFSNNRVQLNDDRSSTLHSGKLPPVT